One stretch of Rhizobium rhizoryzae DNA includes these proteins:
- a CDS encoding 2-dehydro-3-deoxy-phosphogluconate aldolase translates to MSSKTESLLSILKLQPVVPVLIVEDVASAVPLARALVAGGLRAIEITMRTPAALDAVKAVAAEVEGANVGAGTILNGRDFDAAVKAGSTFIVSPGVAPGVLSAAKDSSVPLLPGAATASEVMTLREAGYDVLKFFPAEQAGGSAYLKALSSPLAGTLFCPTGGISLKNARDYLSLPNVVCVGGSWVAPKELVSAGDWAGITKLASEAAALKG, encoded by the coding sequence ATGAGCAGCAAAACCGAAAGCCTTCTGTCCATTCTCAAGCTCCAGCCGGTCGTACCGGTTCTGATCGTGGAAGATGTCGCCTCGGCTGTTCCTCTTGCGCGTGCGCTGGTCGCCGGTGGCCTGCGCGCAATCGAGATCACGATGCGCACGCCTGCTGCTCTCGATGCGGTCAAGGCGGTTGCGGCGGAAGTCGAAGGCGCCAATGTCGGTGCCGGAACCATTCTGAACGGTCGTGATTTCGATGCCGCTGTGAAGGCAGGCTCGACCTTCATCGTCAGCCCTGGCGTCGCGCCGGGTGTCTTGTCTGCGGCAAAGGACAGTTCCGTGCCGCTCTTGCCGGGTGCCGCGACGGCCAGCGAAGTGATGACGCTTCGCGAGGCCGGGTATGATGTGCTGAAGTTCTTCCCGGCCGAGCAGGCTGGTGGTTCCGCTTACCTCAAGGCTTTGTCCTCGCCCTTGGCTGGAACGCTCTTCTGCCCGACGGGTGGCATCTCGCTGAAGAATGCTCGGGACTATCTGAGCCTGCCGAATGTGGTTTGCGTGGGTGGATCCTGGGTTGCTCCGAAGGAGCTGGTTTCTGCTGGCGATTGGGCCGGAATCACGAAACTGGCATCGGAAGCGGCCGCATTGAAGGGCTGA